The following nucleotide sequence is from Citrus sinensis cultivar Valencia sweet orange chromosome 6, DVS_A1.0, whole genome shotgun sequence.
acctttctcaacggtcattgccaaggtctgaactgaagaagcaagttgtcccaccatcttctcgaggcttgaaactgattgggcttgtgaattgaagcctgctctcaactcatttcgtagtccatcaatggtgcgattctgttgctcaatcgtggagtgagtaacattcttgagattctggaatgaatcctcccatggtctgggttgagagtaattctggttttgattgtatggtctaaatgggggctgagaggcttgagaaTTTTGAgcaatttgttgcattggtggagctggagctgctggtccattctgttggaatccttgagaccatgaaaaattggggtggtctctccatccagggttatatgtgttggagtatgggttgtaattcgatggttttctcattacacctatggcattggcttgatctgagtatgagtcatggccATGTgcctctgttgatttagcagtcgataacgatgctatttgtcgagagagaccttcaattatcgctttgacttctttgatttctgaatttgattcgccaatttgaacctcattcactcctttaattcttctagtattcctgagtgatcgactccgttgttgggaattatccgcttgtcgctggaagaattcccaaatttctgatgcactttttgacattagctctcctccacttgttgccattagccattcttgcacatttggtagtaatccctccaaaaagtattggcattggtgccatttctcgtacccatgatgtggacacttcaagagtagcccattgaatcgctcccaagtttcgaaaaactgctcgtcctctctttGTGtgaactctgaaatttccctgcgaatagcattggttttatgcactgggaaatatttattcaaaaatttagttaccatttgttcccatgatgaaatgctattagcaggtaaagtatttaaccatgaacgagctctatcttttaaagaaaatgggaatagtctaagtttgacatcatcgtctgaaaaattctcgtatttaaaagtttgacaaatagcatgaaaatcgtTCAGATGATtgtatgggtcctcattttctaagccatagaatgtggggagacaatttagcacactaggttttagttcaaaactcctagcagctacatttgggtatcttatgcatgatgtgctcaaatttgctaaaggactgaaataatccttaaatggcctctcctgtggttgcaaatccattttattttttacttgtttgtgtgtgcgaagagttttctcaagttcaaggtctataggttcaagattgggtaataatgaccttcgaccatgcatgcaaaacaaataaaataaaaaataaagatgggaacaaaataaataaaaataaagaagagggagaaattacgatactaacctgattgcgctattacaacctttctataaaaacacacaaaaataaatacgtgaaatgaattaactaaaaattaaattaataaaataaaggaaaattacaaagaaaaaaaaataaattgaaaattaaattacagaattttaaagaagagaaaaagaaaagaaatactaacctttagattcacttttttttctttttttttttaataataataataaaaaaatacaagaaaacaaataaaagaaattattcacaaaaattagttctatgaattaaaattacttacctccccggcaacggcgccaaaaacttgttgtgcaaattctaatgtactcgcaagcgcacgaatctattgtagtatagatctatggtgacgagtgtcgatcccacgaggaggtggattttaattgtgtatagaattaattttgtaaatgggttgttggatttatggtggaaatgatttggtatatgctaaaacttaaattaaaatggcgagaataaattctaaaattggaattgcaatggcgagaataaattgaagataattctattgaaatgacgtacttgggtatctggatccgtatcaacatgcatcatgggctaaataatccgtattaatgccaattaaatcatgaggggggaatccacgcctcatgaaccacgctctaatcaatatggtgctaagggcttatcgtgccaaataataataaccttatactagagagccggtgtaaccaaggcggtatctagacaagactattattatttgtcgacgagaagtcaaaacatccacaaaaattagaggggaagagaaaataaatttaccaaattaagcccatgacacatgttgagacttcaccttcaacccaagcttgaaagaaaattagccactcatagttgaactaggggcaaaataggaatttattaaaatacgaagaaaatacaagatggagagggaattacagaaaatggatcccaaaaatggattcagagatatcaaattaggggggggaggccccctttttatagatacatggagtaaatcatggccatcggattaaaaacagtttggacgctcaggattgcgccacgtcatcagtcaacagtccacggtttgaccacgcggatgaacagtaacacggtttgacccggatgaacagtaacgcggtttggttgaaaataatcctgtgtgatgcatgcaccgtacgcgagatttttcgtccactgatatgctgccacgtcaccatcaacagtacataagaattttagtccaacaggatcgtgacacctcatcagtcaatgccacatcatcggtcaatgccacgtcatcatccgtctatgtgaacagtgtcgtgaacagtaacgtatacagtaccgtacacgtgaatagtaccgtacatgggaatagtgccatttttccttttatgctcctcctaaggttttcgaccgtcctgagttcaaaagtgatgtctgttttgccgtctgatctctcctttattgtgaaatgactataatgcccctaaaatacataaaatacttaattaaaataaaacacatgtaattaaatcacaagaaggttaaatatataaaagtaagggttgttagtaagacttaaaatgtaaaatgacggttttctcctttataaatatacattttctaacactcaacacccgacacatcaattcatcatcttcacgCTTTTTCCTTGCAGCCTTAACAACTTCGGTGTCATCTTCTTTTGGCTCTAGAAATGGTTCCAATTTTGGATCAAGAACATATGCAATTTTCATAATAGTGAGAAGGAAGAACAATTTTCCCTTCCCGCGAGTAAAATTAGTGCCATCAAAACAATCAAGATGGACACTAGGATTAAGAAATGAAGTCAGATTCTTCTCAGGCTccatatgcaaaatataaaaccttaaagATTGTTGGTGGATTTTCGGATATGAAGGCAAATAACAGCAAGAGAATTTGATAGGATTTGAGACGTGTTTGCACACtttcctttaaggttttatttgccctCACCACTCTTGGTTTGCTATTGAGTTTAATGGCAAATTACCCCCAAGATATAACAAATCCTGAATACAATCTctagcaaataagattgtattctAGAACACTCAAGAAATCtgtaaaaatatgatattaatcTAATGTGTGTGTCTATTTTTAATGAAGAAGatctttatttgaaagaatacaaccattagaaaatgaaacttcttcaaagacactcttttttttgtttgaaaattgcatcatttacaattgaaatttttaaacatGCTAACCGTTTTTCCAGTTGACTCGAAAATATGTTCTCTAGAAgaaaacggttagccgttttctcaataacgATGAGCCGTTTTATTccataatgtaaaaataagttactctctggaaataaacggttagccgttttctccaaacggttagccgttttctccaaAACGGCAAGCCATTTTatgtaaaacataaaacatgctctctaGAATTAAACGGTTAGCCATTTCATCCAAAAACGGCAAGCCGTTTTATTCCAGAATGTcaaaccaaaatttaaaaatgttacaATTTCTCTTACAATCGGTGTGTGCAATGTTCTATTAGAATTGTGTAGATAAGTCGCTATGCGTCAAAATTAAAACTCATAACTTAAGGTCTTGTTTGTGTTTACTTTACAAGCggtttgttttataaattttaaaaaaatttggtaaactttttttaaaagatatttatttaaaaagttttttttttattttgacagCAATTTATAGAAGAATGTaagggttattttttaaaaaatagcatattaaataaactaCCACAcacttttaaaattcttatcataaccatattattaaaacaaaaaagataattatttcatatttttctataGACACTACAGTAAAAATGGTAAGCCTACCATATTACTACAACTACATAttacctttaattttatatagatttaTATATGGTACTGTGaagtttattatattttatataatatattacaaatttccttatattttaattaactgagttttttcaatttgtgttttgtgtcttttttttttaatatttctagaaaatttattgaatgcATATATTCTGCTCTTGAAACTCACATCAATTGCAATAATATAGTTTACCCAACACAtagttattttcttgtttaacAACGTTTTTACtatctattttaataaaagaaattatttcttttttattatagtCTAACAAcaatctaatttctttttatccatatGAGTGAGGTTCGAACCTTAATCTCTTGTTTTTAGACGAGATTTTATCAACTAAATCAAATAACACTTACTTTGATAATAGAAACTATATCAACTAAACCAAATAGTTAGAGTAGacttttaaaagataaaaaaaacattttatttatattgagaGAAGTTCAAAGTTTGGGCTTTctaataaaagtttttgaggttttttttttaaattttttgggaTTGAATTGTCTAAATTATACCTTATAAAAAACTTATCTATTAATAAAGAAGGGTTTAcaacgttaaaaaaaaaaggaaaaagaaaatcttataaCCAATAAAGAACCtatatataactaataattattaattgcttTTTAACGTTGTAATTATATAGACCCATAATATatacaattatattaaaaaaataacaaacgaGGAATTAAAAGAAAGGCCTCATGTGGAAATGAACGAAGGCTATATAGTAGACTGTTAGCGATGAGTGCTTCGTGCTCTTCTTATCCAATGAATTAATCAAaaccttaattaaatttcagaaCGTGCCttcaattattagattatccaGTCAATAGCGTATCCAAGAAATTCTCCAATGAAAAAATCCAGTGAATCCACGTAAATATGAAGCTAGTCGGCCTTAtattatttgactttttcttCCTGTAACTTCTTCGGAACAAagtccatatatatatattatataagcGGGActtcataataataatcatcaacactgtataaatataaaagtacaAACTGAAAATTTCTCGCCAAttcaaggaagaaaaattaagttgCTGCAAATTTATCACCTACACTCTCcgttaattaattgttgacaCACCATGGCACAGCAGCCATGTCTCAGAGGTGGCGCCGCGGTAGCTAACCCGGTAGTAGCTGTAATTGGCCCTCAGTATTGCCGCCGGTACCCTGTTGATCTAGCAATTGTGAGGAAAAAGATGGCCCTTACTGGTGGCATATTTGttatcacacacacacaaatggTAAAACGTGATTATTAAATAACATTACAGGCTCTGTCCCACCtaaaattttcttgaaaaacatgattattaaatatataattgataaaatcttgtttaattaattgggACGCAATGAGTTGAATTAAATGTtcaagaaatttaagaaaaaaaatccacaaaTCGAACTTagtaaataattcatttgaggtgataaatttcttttgacaAGTATAGCGCAAGTAAACTCAAATGAACCAGCCTATACTTAAAAATcttgaaataattgaaaaaataattttgaagacATGCAGAAATGGCGGGATTTAAACCTATCTACATGTAGAAATAACGATTTTTGTGTAtgtttattgaaatttaaatataaaattatacccaaaaattcaaacaaaaaaaaatccacagAACCAGATACAATGGACTGCATCGATTTATGCATTTTGTCACCCCAATCGAGCCATGATCGAGGAATTTAGGGAATTGGAGGGAACTTATTAGCATACCATCCAATACACAAAGAAAATACgtatttaaatatttcatataCATTGCTTAAGAGTAATGCGATACTTAATTGGGATACTTAGgtagcatttattttttatctgaaatctaAATAGACCAGAAcgtttgaatttaaataatatgtttgtttttcttgtctGAATctctcaaaataaatattaagttatttttttcaacttaaaaaactTAAAGGGTGTGGATATTTTCAccctactatttttataaacccAACCCAccttcataaaataattacaataagttCACATTATTTCACagaattacaaattaataataagtttgaataattaattaattaaattattcttataatattttttttcttactgtCTTTTAACAATCTTTAACAATTTAATGTTGCTTAAGATAagtttaatttaactaatttacccttataatataaataaccaaattaccctaagaaatatatattattgtaactAATTGTTTAGACATttagttttatgttttataatctaatatgctttatataaaatttaataattttcaatacttCAAATTCTACaatcatattaaaatctaCAAGTGATCAATCTTAAAATCTTTCTATCTCCTACAAGATTTACAACACCACCACCAAAGAATTCTTGGGTTTTAGCGTATTTTTAGTTCctccttttcattttctttccttatATATAAAACATATGATTTAAATATCGAAGGATCTATGCTGGAACTCCATCGGTGTGTCATAACTATGTTTTGTGGTTGGCATGTGTAGAAACTTGTGGTTAGATTGACGTTGAAGTTTGGATTCGTGCTGTTATtcaacacccccccccccccccccaaaaaattCAACTGTTGAGGTCATTTTTCGACATCAACAGTTAGGATACTTAATAACTAAATATCTCAACTAAGTAAGgataacattttttatttcttaatttatcaTACACAATGCAATCTTAACTGCCCCCACTTAAACCAAAAATATATGActtcttataattttaataaacaagGGCCAATTCAGATTGTCCTATACCATATTCATATAAAAACCaacaatttctttaattttcagcATATCTCAACCCTACATATTGATCATCactttaatagaaaattttcctCAGTTGCTTTACAGGAATCCAAAGAGAAGCTCAAGACAATCCAGCAGGTACCTCGGAGTCCGGTGAAGGCCGCAGGGGAGATATGCTGCCGACATTAGAAACCACATACTAAAGAATTGACATTGTCTAggcacattaatttatttgacacTGCTGAAGAAGCTGCAGTTGCATATGATTTTTCAGCCATGTCTTTAATCAGTAGCATAGGAAGAGCTTGAACTAAAGTTTACTGCCGAAACAAAGAAACAGAAGGATGTTATCTATGGTGTTAAAGCTAATTCTATCTTCCTTcagattaatttttatgctCAAATAGCACCTCGTCAGCCTTTTGACTTTTGCTCCATCTCCACCGCCATCGCCGCCACCAACTCCAATTTTGTTTCGACGCATGTTCAGTAGACGGTGATGACGATGATTCTCATGTTATTACCTCATCTTACAAAGTTTTTGGCAgtctaataatttatatttaatttcacaattttttagTCTTCAATTCTTATATTATCTAgtcaataaaaaatctattccTATTGAACGGACCATCTATTTCCATGCGACAGCAAGATAAGAATGGAcgtaaaaaaattcattaatttacgtAAATATGAAGCAATCAACACGGCCTTAAGATTATTATCTGACTTCTTCTTCCAACTTCTTGGGAAGACGCATGACTTTGTAATAATCCTCCTCGACGATCTGTATAAATATCTTAAGTACAAATTGAAAACTTCTCACCAattcaagaaagaaaaattaagctGTCGTTGATTGATGATATTGACCCGCCATGGCACAGCAGCCAAGTTTCGGTGGCGCAGCAGCTAACCCGGTGGCTGTGATTAACTCTCAGTATTGCAGCCCTCACCCTATTGATCTAGCAATTGTGAGGAAAGTAATGATCTTTAGTAGTGGCAACTTTGATGTCAAAGACACAAATGGTAACattctttttaaagttaaaaatgtATTCGCTTTCATGCGTCGGCGTCGAGTTTTACTCGACGGGGCCGGGAATCCCATCGCTACTATCAGAGAAAAGGCAATGTCTCGGCATCGCAGGTGGCAGGTGTTCAGAGGAGAAAGCTCAGATCCTCGGGATTTGATCTTCAGTGCTAAGATATCTTCACTGTGGAGTTTCAAGACTACTAAATTAAACGTGTTTTTAGCAAATAACACACGAGAGGATGTTTGTGATTTCAGAGTCGTCGAAGGCAGCAGCTGGTTATTTGAACCTTCTTCTTGTACAATCTATGCTGGCAAATCTTCCGCAATCGTCGCTCAGGtattataataacaatatgTGCATCGAATTAAATCCTAATTAACATTGCGGTTTGCATTCTAAAAGTacttatttgattaattaaaattaatgattcgTGGGAAATGATTATATATGCAGATGCTGGAGAAGCAAACCGTTAAAAGCATTTTCCTGGGCAAGAACAATTTTATGGTGACGGTGCATCCCAACGTTGATTATGCATTCATTGTGGCGCTAATTGTGATTCTTGATGAGATTAATCGTGCAGGCTCTGGTTCCAGTAGTAGTGGTGGTGTTGCCGGAGGCGGCGGCGGCGGTGGGTGATATTGGAGCCGATTTTGGTGCTATATTTTCCGGCTGATTTGCAACGGAATggtataattatattttcgcGTTGTGATTAGTAAGATCAGTTGTGTATCTATTGTTGGAAGCTGTATCAATTTTATTGCATGTATTGAAacgatattatatatattttatcttgacatcttgtataaaaaaaaaaaaatgatatctgttttcatttgatttggaAGTGCCGACATCCTTTGCCTTACAAATTGCAATGACCGTAGTTTTATACGAAAttgttgcaatttttttttctaagcatgattattaaatattaaaattgataaaatcacatttaactaaagagaaaagaaatccatGATCGAACTAtgtattttacttatttgagCTGATAAATTTTTCCGAACAAGAAATCAAGGATGAATTGTGCAAGTAAATTCAAACGAGCAAGCCTATACTTTAAAATCTTGGaatgattgaaaaaaataattttgaagaaagttaaaattttaattagtttagaaGACACGTAGAAATGGCACACGCAATGATTAGAGCAACCCAATGGAAACGATTTCAGCCTTCAGCTGATGACTTGTCCAAAAGTTTGGAAATGGGGGCACCCATACTAATCAATATACGTTGTCgttttcaaaacaaaagattgaaaaatgaatgaaatgaatggATAGAGATATGGCCAGTGGATATTGGATGGATTAAAAGCAGAATGATGCATGGACCacattgattaattaattggtcTAGTCAATGGTCTACCTTTGCCCGTCACCAGTTGCCACCTTTATCATTTgggaaattttaaaaaataccctAAAAATTTTAGGCATTTTCACAAATAACTACCTTAGGTTTTTCTATCATTAGtagtcaattaattttttttaccaaacaacCCTTACCTTTGAAAGTAGCAACTcactctctcttctctctcaaAACCGTCGGCGGCTTGATCATCCTCCACCGTCGGCGCTTTTCTGACAAGATCGATAGTGACTCGACAGGCTTTTGATGACAGCATCAATTTCAGTGAGACGCGGCTATATTTTCAGCGATTGGACAATTGTTTTTCATAACATTAAATGTTACTCCGGTAAGACGGGCTTTTGACGGTTACATCTCAAGATTTTGACATCAAAGCAAggtgtttttttcttttccataaCGTTAAATCATCAATTGGATGTAGTTGGGTGTATATTTGTGTATATTTCATGATAGATGAACATTTGGGaaatattgttttgttttaagttttctATTAGCAATGGCACATTaggtgtttgataaaatgcCTCTTAGACTTTATTTGTCTCATTTTTTATAGATTAAGGTATTACGGGTTGATGGTGGCATGGGGGAATTGTTGCATTGCAATTGTTTCCGAAAACAATGCGTTACAGTGCGAGGATCGGGTTGCTAGAATTAGCCCATCGCTCAGGTGATAGGCGCCCGTTGCCCAATCAAGATTGCGTGATTTGTTTTTCGAACTTTGGGCGACGAGTGAGAAGCAATATTGTTGCTAGAATTTGGGGCGAGAGGCACCCGtcacccaaaaatccaaaagcaACGTTGTTGGAATTTTGGCCCATCGCCCTGGCAACAGCACTCGTCACCCAAAACTCCAAAAGCAACGTTGCTGGGCTGGATTGATGTTTTAGGAGGAAGATTGTTGTTGACATATTTAATGGGGATATTAGGCTATAAATGACATATTTAAACAATTGCTATATGAATTAACTCCTCTTATGTTGGGCTTCACAATTCTCAAACACTTGTTATGACAACTAATTTGAATTGTCGAATATATAAACATAAGAGTTCAAAAATTAGTTTGTTGTTAATTTGAATTATGgaatacataaatataaaagttcaAAACATTAATTGGCCCTAATTTAGATTCGACGCAATAGGATTCTTACATTTGTTTTGATTATGACCACATTCCTTGTACTGAGAACACATCACAGTTCTTCGTGATACATCCTCTCCAGCTGATGGTATTCTCAGCTCCGGACGACAATTAGGAGGTGGTTTTTCAATTAGTGGATTGaccttcaattgttggatgTGAGGTGGAACTTTCCAAGAACCAATGTCGTCAATTGGATTGATTGGTACAACATATGCCTTCAATAATGATTCCTTGGAGTAAAAGTGAGAACCGAGATATATGTAATCCACTCAAGCATGTAGACAGGCAGCTATTGCATGAGCACAAACAAGTTGATCAAGTTGGAATATTCTACAACTACAAGTCCTACAATGTATGTCAACTAACCATTCCTTCACACTGCCACCCCAAACTTGAAATTTATGCTTAGACACTAGACGAACATTCATTCTTTCAGCTTGATCTTTTATGTTAGCTACTATTCTATCTGTCCACGTTGTTAAGGGAGTGCTCATCGATTCTATCACGTTTTTCCTATTGTAAAACTATTGTTGCAATGTTTTTTTGAAGTGGTCAACCAAATGAGTTATAAGAAATTTCTGCGGTTCTCTCATAAAAGAATTCACGTTCACTGCAATGTT
It contains:
- the LOC102613869 gene encoding protein LURP-one-related 10-like isoform X1; translated protein: MAQQPSLIGGGAAVAVISPRYCCPYPVDLAIVRKVMTITDGNFVVTDTNGNILFKVKGVFLTFIHQRRVLLDGAGNPILTLREKAMTAHHRWQVFRGESSDPRDLIFSAKISSLWSFKTTKLNVFLANNTREDVCDFRVVEGSSWLFEPSSCTIYAGKSSAIVAQMLEKQTVKSIFLGKNNFMVTVHPNVDYAFIVALIVILDEINRAGSGSSSSGGVAGGGGGGG